Proteins from one Nerophis lumbriciformis linkage group LG16, RoL_Nlum_v2.1, whole genome shotgun sequence genomic window:
- the serhl gene encoding serine hydrolase-like protein isoform X1, with product MLRVFKKTARNLSTFAMKQTELSIPVPWGEIRGKAWGPDHGRPVLCLHGWADNSGTYNTLVPLLPKECRYVAVDLAGHGLSSHRPPGVFYTFSAYVADIRRIVDALRWSRFSILGHSMGGNVAGMFSALFPDMVEAVVLLDSYGFLPTDVKELSTVMRKGMEGMLEFEKTPEKSQRVYTFEKAVERLSAANPTLSEASVRILLERGLVQVEGGVVFSRDLRINLKNIVRISLEQSLELQSRIRAPVLVLLADEGFEKIFAEQDQKKFTSALLQGYRDRNHSVVTVQGGHHVHLNHPQVLAPMVSQFLRDKVLSSSGLTTKLDRTTGCN from the exons ATGCTCCGAGTTTTTAAAAAAACCGCCAGAAACCTGTCGACCTTCGCAATGAAACAAACAG AACTCTCCATACCAGTTCCTTGGGGGGAAATCCGAGGTAAAGCGTGGGGTCCTGACCATGGGCGTCCTGTGTTGTGCCTGCACGGCTGGGCTGACAACAGTGGAACCTACAACACTCTGGTTCCACTTCTGCCCAAAG AGTGCCGATACGTGGCGGTGGACCTGGCAGGTCACGGTCTGTCCTCGCATCGTCCTCCTGGGGTCTTTTACACGTTTTCGGCTTATGTGGCTGATATTCGCAGAATTGTTGATG CTCTCCGCTGGAGCAGATTCTCCATCCTGGGCCACAGTATGG GTGGTAATGTCGCCGGGATG TTTAGTGCTCTCTTTCCTGACATGGTGGAAGCTGTCGTGCTGCTGGACTCGTACGGATTCTTACCTACAGATGTG AAAGAATTGTCCACGGTGATGCGGAAAGGGATGGAAGGCATGCTTGAGTTTGAAAAGACGCCTGAAAAGAGCCAAAGAGTTTACACCTTTGAGAAAGCGGTGGAGAG ATTGTCAGCCGCGAACCCAACACTGTCCGAGGCGTCCGTCCGCATCCTTCTAGAACGCGGCCTCGTTCAAGTGGAAGGAG GAGTTGTCTTCTCACGCGACCTCCGCATTAATCTG AAAAACATTGTTCGCATCAGCCTGGAGCAGAGTCTGGAGCTGCAATCCAGGATCCGAGCCCCAGTCCTCGTGCTCCT AGCGGATGAAGGCTTTGAGAAAATATTTGCGGAACAAGACCAGAAGAAATTCACATCCGCACTTCTGCAGGGCTACAGAGACAgaaat CACTCCGTGGTGACGGTGCAGGGCGGCCATCACGTCCACCTCAACCACCCCCAAGTCCTGGCCCCCATGGTGTCCCAGTTCCTGCGCGACAAAGTCCTGTCCTCGTCTGGACTCACCACCAAGCT GGACAGGACGACTGGTTGCAATTGA
- the serhl gene encoding serine hydrolase-like protein isoform X2 encodes MLRVFKKTARNLSTFAMKQTELSIPVPWGEIRGKAWGPDHGRPVLCLHGWADNSGTYNTLVPLLPKECRYVAVDLAGHGLSSHRPPGVFYTFSAYVADIRRIVDALRWSRFSILGHSMGGNVAGMFSALFPDMVEAVVLLDSYGFLPTDVKELSTVMRKGMEGMLEFEKTPEKSQRVYTFEKAVERLSAANPTLSEASVRILLERGLVQVEGGVVFSRDLRINLKNIVRISLEQSLELQSRIRAPVLVLLADEGFEKIFAEQDQKKFTSALLQGYRDRNHSVVTVQGGHHVHLNHPQVLAPMVSQFLRDKVLSSSGLTTKL; translated from the exons ATGCTCCGAGTTTTTAAAAAAACCGCCAGAAACCTGTCGACCTTCGCAATGAAACAAACAG AACTCTCCATACCAGTTCCTTGGGGGGAAATCCGAGGTAAAGCGTGGGGTCCTGACCATGGGCGTCCTGTGTTGTGCCTGCACGGCTGGGCTGACAACAGTGGAACCTACAACACTCTGGTTCCACTTCTGCCCAAAG AGTGCCGATACGTGGCGGTGGACCTGGCAGGTCACGGTCTGTCCTCGCATCGTCCTCCTGGGGTCTTTTACACGTTTTCGGCTTATGTGGCTGATATTCGCAGAATTGTTGATG CTCTCCGCTGGAGCAGATTCTCCATCCTGGGCCACAGTATGG GTGGTAATGTCGCCGGGATG TTTAGTGCTCTCTTTCCTGACATGGTGGAAGCTGTCGTGCTGCTGGACTCGTACGGATTCTTACCTACAGATGTG AAAGAATTGTCCACGGTGATGCGGAAAGGGATGGAAGGCATGCTTGAGTTTGAAAAGACGCCTGAAAAGAGCCAAAGAGTTTACACCTTTGAGAAAGCGGTGGAGAG ATTGTCAGCCGCGAACCCAACACTGTCCGAGGCGTCCGTCCGCATCCTTCTAGAACGCGGCCTCGTTCAAGTGGAAGGAG GAGTTGTCTTCTCACGCGACCTCCGCATTAATCTG AAAAACATTGTTCGCATCAGCCTGGAGCAGAGTCTGGAGCTGCAATCCAGGATCCGAGCCCCAGTCCTCGTGCTCCT AGCGGATGAAGGCTTTGAGAAAATATTTGCGGAACAAGACCAGAAGAAATTCACATCCGCACTTCTGCAGGGCTACAGAGACAgaaat CACTCCGTGGTGACGGTGCAGGGCGGCCATCACGTCCACCTCAACCACCCCCAAGTCCTGGCCCCCATGGTGTCCCAGTTCCTGCGCGACAAAGTCCTGTCCTCGTCTGGACTCACCACCAAGCTGTAG